In the genome of Montipora foliosa isolate CH-2021 chromosome 3, ASM3666993v2, whole genome shotgun sequence, one region contains:
- the LOC137996305 gene encoding uncharacterized protein, with protein sequence MSSPTLLGSVGEFDPSSETFTAYFERLEQFFEANSIGHYPADATAAVIQAANRKKVAVMISVIGKNTYGTLRDLCSPENPKDKTFDASRDLLQRHFKPKRLEVAESYRFHRCVQEENESVSNYRARLRHLASTCNFGEFLNRSLRDQFVCGIRNPATRKKLLSEDRSFQEALQVAVADEIAAKESLQVQQQLPQPVNSVTKDSFSASYRGYTGSQFGSRQGARQPSNLSQATSYTCFSCASPDHLRPKCKFRNAVCRNCNVKGHIARVCKKGGIITMCAEEELAQEPVCENDELYVVYDVNTMFRSEISVQLKIENTNCCMQLDTGCALSLAPISFIKEVCPDVKINPTNVILSTYTGETVRPLGEACVNVEYSGSQYSLPLLIVKEGSCSLFGRNWLMHIKLDWQNLPGLNNVGTLPSDLSTIPATSGDQTLNSVLEQYSELYQPELGCYTGKACCVTCK encoded by the coding sequence ATGTCTTCGCCAACGCTGCTTGGCTCCGTCGGGGAGTTCGATCCGTCGAGTGAGACATTCACCGCTTATTTCGAAAGACTAGAACAATTCTTTGAAGCTAATAGTATTGGCCATTATCCTGCTGATGCTACCGCGGCTGTTATTCAAGCGGCCAACAGGAAAAAAGTCGCTGTAATGATTTCGGTAATCGGTAAGAACACGTATGGAActcttcgtgatttatgcagtCCAGAGAACCCGAAAGATAAAACGTTTGATGCGTCACGTGATTTACTGCAGCGACATTTTAAGCCCAAGCGACTGGAAGTTGCGGAATCGTATAGATTTCACCGTTGTGTTCAAGAAGAAAACGAAAGTGTTTCTAATTACCGCGCCCGTCTTAGACATCTGGCTTCCACGTGTAATTTTGGTGAATTCTTGAACCGCTCACTTCGGGATCAGTTTGTGTGTGGTATTCGCAACCCAGCTACACGGAAAAAACTCCTGAGCGAAGATCGCTCGTTTCAAGAGGCCCTTCAAGTGGCTGTTGCTGATGAAATAGCGGCCAAGGAGTCACTGCAAGTTCAACAACAATTACCTCAGCCTGTGAATTCAGTTACCAAGGATTCTTTTTCTGCTTCTTATCGTGGATATACAGGTTCACAGTTTGGTTCGCGACAAGGTGCTCGTCAACCTTCGAATTTGTCACAAGCGACTTCTTATACTTGCTTCTCATGTGCTAGCCCGGATCACTTAAGGCCTAAATGCAAATTTAGAAATGCTGTATGCCGGAACTGTAACGTAAAAGGCCATATTGCTCGAGTTTGCAAAAAGGGTGGTATTATCACCATGTGTGCTGAAGAAGAACTTGCACAAGAACCGGTATGTGAGAACGACGAACTTTATGTGGTTTATGACGTCAACACTATGTTTAGATCTGAAATTTCTGTGCAGCTGAAGATTGAAAACACTAATTGTTGTATGCAGTTAGACACTGGTTGCGCTTTGTCTCTTGCTCCAATCAGTTTCATTAAAGAAGTTTGTCCTGATGTCAAAATTAATCCTACAAATGTTATTCTGTCCACCTACACTGGTGAAACTGTGCGTCCTTTAGGAGAGGCTTGTGTGAATGTTGAGTACTCAGGATCCCAGTATTCATTACCCTTACTTATTGTGAAAGAAGGATCCTGTTCATTGTTTGGACGAAATTGGCTTATGCATATCAAGTTGGATTGGCAAAACCTGCCAGGTTTGAATAATGTTGGAACTTTGCCATCTGATTTGTCTACAATTCCAGCTACCTCTGGAGATCAGACATTAAATTCTGTCCTTGAGCAGTATAGTGAATTGTATCAACCTGAACTGGGGTGTTATACTGGTAAAGCCTGTTGtgttacatgtaaatga
- the LOC137996307 gene encoding uncharacterized protein codes for MLHLVSGQVTSERRCRWNQLKILFPKGIECRNCPECPEGLGLVPQCGSRITTDEAVECTECQEGKSYSDTHDISSCKPCTICDPNEETISPCTRTKNAICGKCNAGYYRAVTGDCQPCSWCCAGSRDDDKERECMEQSGFPANRVCRYDVNTMKCAPHVNEATSLVHPTSTVKSINKNGVATHVMKEGTMNSKLHVWLLVLIGFLPLAMSSQEQSCTTPPSPIVLGRKKSEVVVEEFSKNGEDGRHCV; via the exons ATGCTCCATTTG gtttcaGGGCAAGTAACATCAGAAAGAAGGTGCAGATGGAATCAACTTAAGATATTATTTCCCAAGGGAATCGAATGTCGAAACTGCCCAGAATGTCCCGAGGGTCTTGGGTTAGTCCCGCAGTGTGGATCACGCATAACGACTGATGAAGCTGTGGAATGTACTGAGTGCCAGGAAGGCAAAAGCTACTCTGACACGCACGATATATCTTCATGTAAGCCTTGCACCATCTGTGACCCTAATGAGGAAACAATCAGTCCTTGTACTCGAACAAAAAATGCAATTTGCGGGAAGTGCAATGCTGG TTACTATCGAGCGGTTACTGGAGATTGTCAACCATGCTCTTGGTGTTGTGCAGGCAGCAGAGACGACGACAAAGAAAGGGAGTGTATGGAACAGTCCGGCTTTCCCGCCAATAGAGTTTGTCGCTATGATGTCAACACCATGAAGTGCGCACCTCATGTAAATGAAGCAACTTCATTGGTGCACCCTACATCCACTGTGAAATCCATAAACAAAAATGGAGTTGCGACCCATGTCATGAAAGAAGGGACAATGAACAGTAAACTACATGTATGGTTGCTTGTGCTTATTGGTTTCCTTCCTTTGGCTATGT ccaGTCAAGAGCAATCTTGCACCACTCCTCCATCTCCGATTGTGttaggaagaaaaaaaagtgaagtTGTTGTGGAAGAATTCTCAAAGAATGGAGAAGACGGCAGACATTGTGTTTAA